A single Lolium perenne isolate Kyuss_39 chromosome 6, Kyuss_2.0, whole genome shotgun sequence DNA region contains:
- the LOC127307981 gene encoding urease accessory protein D has protein sequence MGEIMELDAVADGEPATPAAPTATGVVRVEKVRGRSAVTRCFAKYPLKIIVPSKVGSASSGAVWLYSLTYGGGIVSGDRISCTVSVGDGCTAAMTTQASTKVYKAVGLKCSEQVLEATVGKDALFAVIPDPVTCFSTARYYQKQVFHVSGSSNLVIVDWFTSGRYESGEIWDFSSYKSVNHIFLEEDQPLFIDSVLLEQGSNCSIAERMQEYNVVAMVVLLGPKLKRIQDQMQDEVKNMMSVQLRPPTSGGGRYAARPQPLPSQKRPPLIASCSPFGHMGTGMVARIVAVSTESVYNFLRDHLAALEPFLGAAPYSAP, from the exons ATGGGGGAAATAATGGAACTGGACGCGGTCGCCGACGGAGAGCCGGCGACGCCGGCCGCGCCGACGGCGACGGGCGTGGTGCGGGTGGAGAAGGTGAGGGGCAGGTCGGCGGTCACCCGGTGCTTCGCGAAGTACCCGCTCAAGATCATCGTCCCTTCCAAG GTGGGCTCCGCCTCCTCCGGCGCCGTCTGGCTCTACTCCCTCACCTACGGCGGCGGCATCGTCTCC GGGGATAGGATCTCCTGCACGGTGAGCGTCGGCGACGGGTGCACGGcggcgatgacgacgcaggcctcCACCAAG GTTTACAAGGCTGTGGGTTTAAAATGTTCTGAGCAAGTTCTAGAG GCCACTGTTGGAAAGGATGCACTCTTTGCAGTTATCCCAGATCCTGTAACCTGCTTCTCAACCGCTCGATACTACCAGAAGCAAGTGTTCCATGTTTCTGGAAGTTCAAACTTGGTCATTGTAGATTGGTTTACAAGTGGCCGGTATGAAAGTGGAGAAATATGGGACTTCAGCTCCTACAAGAGTGTCAACCATATTTTCTTGGAAGAGGATCAGCCTCTCTTTATTGACTCC GTTCTATTGGAACAAGGCTCGAATTGTAGTATTGCTGAGCGTATGCAGGAATACAATGTCGTTGCGATGGTTGTGTTACTGGG GCCAAAGCTGAAGCGCATACAGGATCAGATGCAggatgaagtgaagaacatgatgtCTGTACAACTGCGTCCTCCCACCTCTGGTGGAGGTCGCTATGCCGCAAGGCCGCAGCCTCTACCCTCCCAGAAGAGGCCCCCACTCATCGCCTCTTGCAGTCCATTCGGTCACATG GGAACCGGCATGGTCGCCCGGATAGTGGCAGTGAGCACCGAGTCTGTGTACAACTTCCTGAGAGACCATCTGGCTGCGCTTGAACCGTTTCTTGGCGCCGCCCCATATTCTGCACCATGA
- the LOC139832141 gene encoding receptor-like protein EIX1 — MAYSPMYTLQLSCIQIAIALLLFTQAKSTTEERFAHTNGMITSCIASERFALLTFRAGLSDHGNLLSSWKGDDCCRWKGIYCSNRTGHVVRLDIRGTDCRSGDGPWQVLAGNISSSLLDLQHLHYIDLSCNNFNKIQIPEFMGSLHKLRYLNLSRSNFIGRIPPQLGNLSNLRYLNLETLSYNIYSTDITWLSRLTSIEHLDMTGVNLSTAVHWLPAVNMLLTLKVLRLSFCLLGSSPDSLQLTNLTSLETLDISGNDFHKRSTPNWFWDLSGLKYLDISFNYFYGPFPDEIGNMTSMLELDLSFNNLVGMIPSNMKNLCNLDVLVSETNNINGSISELFHRLPICSRNKLQKLFLPYNNLTGNLPSTLVKSLSNLSWLDLSGNKLTGHVPLWIGELRKLRKLVLYSNNLDGVMHEGHFSRLHVLEELKLSDNSIAITVSPTWIPPFSLTLIHLRSCPLGPKFPEWLRWQTQVASLDVSSTNINDMLPDWFWIVASSVVYLNIRNNQIKGVLPSTMEYMRAKAMDFSSNQFGGPIPKLPINLTGLDLSRNNVVGPLPIDFGAPGLITLILYDNMISGAIPSSLCRLRSLRLLDLSRNNLNGSITNCLVNESSTNMTSLSIVNLSLRNNSLSGEFPSLLKNCPQLVFLDLGYNQFSGILPSWIGENLSSLSFLGLRSNMFYGHIPVELMKVVNLQYLDLAYNYMSGTVPKTIVNCTGMAQVRDNADDLRGAFTFGEGDDGEGLITENLTVLIKGQERLYTGEIIYMVNLDLSCNSLTGEIPEEISTLAALKSLNLSWNNFNGKIPEKIGALMQVESLDLSHNGLSGEIPSSLSALTSLSRLNLSYNILSGRIPTGNQLQTLEDPASIYIGNPGLCGPPLSRKCASQPEPIPGDSHGDASNEMVSFFPAMGSGYVMGLWVVFCTLLFKRKWRVSWYSPYDRAYVQVVVSWASLRGKMG, encoded by the coding sequence ATGGCATACTCACCCATGTACACGCTTCAGCTCTCCTGCATCCAAATAGCCATAGCCTTGCTTTTGTTCACTCAAGCTAAGAGCACTACAGAGGAGAGGTTTGCCCATACAAATGGTATGATCACCAGCTGTATTGCCAGTGAGAGGTTTGCCCTTCTCACCTTCAGGGCAGGTCTATCAGACCATGGCAACCTCCTTTCGTCATGGAAGGGTGATGACTGCTGCCGATGGAAGGGCATCTATTGCAGCAATAGAACCGGCCATGTTGTCAGGCTTGATATCCGTGGCACTGATTGCAGAAGCGGCGATGGGCCTTGGCAGGTGCTAGCTGGCAACATAAGCTCCTCTCTTCTAGATTTACAGCACCTGCACTATATCGACCTCAGCTGCAACAATTTCAACAAGATACAGATACCGGAGTTCATGGGTTCTCTCCATAAGTTGAGATACCTCAACCTATCAAGGTCAAATTTCATTGGAAGGATACCACCACAGCTGGGTAATCTCTCCAACTTACGGTACTTAAATCTTGAGACCCTCTCATACAACATATATTCCACTGATATCACGTGGTTGTCACGGTTGACTTCTATTGAGCACCTGGATATGACTGGTGTGAACCTCAGTACAGCTGTTCACTGGCTTCCGGCGGTGAACATGCTTCTAACTCTGAAAGTTCTTCGTCTTTCCTTTTGCCTGCTTGGAAGTAGCCCTGATTCTCTTCAGCTCACAAACCTGACATCTCTTGAAACACTAGATATTTCGGGCAACGACTTCCATAAACGTAGCACACCCAACTGGTTTTGGGATTTAAGTGGCCTCAAGTATCTAGATATCTCATTCAATTATTTCTATGGCCCATTTCCGGATGAGATAGGTAATATGACTTCCATGTTGGAACTTGATTTGTCATTCAATAACCTTGTGGGCATGATACCATCCAACATGAAGAATCTATGCAACTTGGACGTATTAGTTTCTGAAACAAACAATATCAACGGCAGTATATCAGAACTATTCCATCGATTACCTATTTGTTCAAGGAATAAACTTCAAAAGTTGTTTCTGCCATACAACAATCTGACTGGAAACCTGCCAAGTACACTAGTAAAATCCTTGAGCAACCTGAGCTGGCTAGATCTCTCTGGCAATAAACTCACTGGTCATGTGCCGCTGTGGATAGGAGAGCTCAGAAAGCTAAGAAAGTTAGTCCTTTACTCGAACAACTTGGATGGGGTCATGCACGAAGGCCATTTTTCACGTTTACATGTTTTGGAGGAATTGAAGTTGTCAGACAACTCCATAGCCATCACAGTGAGTCCAACTTGGATTCCTCCTTTCAGTCTAACATTGATTCACCTTCGGTCCTGCCCACTAGGGCCTAAATTTCCGGAGTGGCTTAGATGGCAAACACAGGTAGCGAGTCTTGATGTGTCAAGCACAAACATAAATGACATGTTACCAGATTGGTTTTGGATTGTAGCTTCCTCAGTGGTGTATCTCAATATCCGAAATAATCAGATAAAAGGAGTTCTCCCATCAACAATGGAATATATGAGAGCGAAAGCAATGGATTTCAGTTCTAACCAGTTTGGTGGTCCAATACCTAAGCTTCCCATCAATCTAACTGGCTTAGATCTCAGTCGGAACAATGTAGTTGGGCCACTACCAATAGACTTTGGAGCCCCAGGGCTTATAACACTTATTCTATATGACAACATGATCTCTGGTGCCATTCCATCTTCTTTGTGCAGGTTGCGATCATTGCGGTTGCTAGATCTATCAAGGAATAATCTCAATGGGTCAATAACTAATTGCCTTGTCAATGAATCCAGCACAAACATGACAAGTCTGAGTATTGTCAATCTAAGCTTAAGAAACAATAGCCTCTCAGGTGAATTTCCTTCACTTCTGAAGAACTGCCCACaacttgtctttcttgatcttggatacaatcaattctctgggattttACCATCATGGATTGGGGAGAACCTATCTTCTTTGTCATTCTTGGGACTGAGATCCAATATGTTTTATGGTCACATTCCAGTCGAGCTTATGAAGGTTGTTAATCTTCAATATTTGGACCTTGCCTACAACTATATGTCAGGGACCGTACCGAAGACTATCGTTAATTGCACAGGCATGGCACAAGTAAGAGACAACGCTGACGATCTTCGGGGTGCATTCACTTTTGGAGAAGGGGATGATGGCGAGGGACTAATTACTGAGAATTTGACGGTACTCATAAAAGGTCAAGAGAGATTATATACAGGAGAAATCATATATATGGTGAATCTTGATTTATCTTGTAACAGTCTTACTGGAGAGATTCCTGAAGAAATCAGCACTCTCGCTGCATTGAAGAGTCTGAACTTATCGTGGAACAACTTCAACGGAAAAATTCCTGAGAAGATTGGGGCTTTAATGCAAGTGGAGTCACTCGACCTATCACACAATGGTTTGTCCGGTGAAATCCCTTCAAGCTTATCGGCTCTCACATCACTGAGTCGCCTGAACCTGTCCTACAACATTCTGAGTGGGAGGATACCTACTGGAAATCAACTCCAAACACTTGAAGACCCGGCATCTATATACATCGGCAACCCTGGCCTCTGCGGTCCTCCTCTCTCGCGGAAATGCGCATCACAACCCGAGCCAATTCCAGGAGACAGCCATGGAGATGCAAGCAATGAAATGGTTTCATTTTTCCCCGCCATGGGTTCTGGATATGTGATGGGTCTCTGGGTGGTCTTCTGCACCCTCTTGTTCAAGAGGAAATGGAGAGTTTCTTGGTACTCGCCGTATGACCGGGCTTATGTGCAAGTGGTTGTTTCCTGGGCTTCCTTGAGAGGTAAAATGGGGTAG